In Holophagales bacterium, one DNA window encodes the following:
- a CDS encoding PAS domain S-box protein: protein MNETGHGTFESAQVTRDGRRFPVLFDLTAIRDSSGRTTGRSAFVLDLTERQRVERELCEAQAAVIAEQRRAHAAALDEMRVADAARARAEAALAARRESEERLALFIEHAPAALAIFDREMRALAASRPWRIDDSLGEAPLTGRSHDDVFPEISDGLREIHRRGLVGEVSRGDADRFERTDATIQWIR, encoded by the coding sequence GTGAACGAGACCGGTCACGGCACCTTCGAATCCGCACAGGTCACCCGCGACGGCCGCCGCTTCCCGGTGCTGTTCGACCTCACCGCGATTCGCGACAGCTCCGGCCGTACCACCGGCCGCAGCGCCTTCGTGCTCGACCTGACCGAGCGCCAGCGCGTCGAGCGTGAGTTGTGCGAAGCACAGGCCGCCGTGATCGCCGAGCAACGTCGAGCCCATGCGGCCGCCCTCGACGAGATGCGGGTCGCCGATGCGGCGCGGGCCCGGGCCGAGGCGGCCCTCGCCGCCCGGCGCGAGAGCGAGGAGCGGCTCGCGCTCTTCATCGAGCACGCGCCGGCAGCCCTCGCCATCTTCGACCGGGAGATGCGCGCTCTCGCCGCGAGTCGACCCTGGCGCATCGACGACTCGCTCGGCGAGGCCCCGCTCACCGGCCGGTCGCACGACGACGTCTTTCCCGAGATCTCCGACGGGCTGCGCGAGATTCACCGACGAGGCCTTGTCGGGGAGGTCTCTCGTGGCGACGCCGACCGCTTCGAGCGCACCGACGCCACGATCCAGTGGATTCGCTGA